TGTGCAAAGATGAGTTTATTCCACCTGGAAAGGTGAGAAGTATCCTTTCTTATCTCCTTTGGTTATACTACCAAGCCATGAAATTCTCACATGCTTTAATAaacttgtaatttattttaaaaacatctgaagaTGTCTCAAGTGGAAGTGTGCTTTACTGGTCACTAATATGCAGCTCCTGAGTGACACCAGGCTTACTTTGTATAAAGCCCCAGCTTAAGAGCTCTCTTGTGGAAGTTAAaccaaaagccaaacaaaccccaaaacgCACAGCACCGGATGAGGCAGACATGTAACTGGTCACTAGTGGAGTCCCCTGTGAACCTGTGTAAGTAATAACCATACCTCTGCTTTTCAACTAGTCATCTAGTATTCactttttgtctgaaaataatttagctTCAACCTTAAGGTGATTCTTGCAACCATACTGTTCAGGACAATGATGATTCTTGGGCCTCCTGGTgagattttattatttccacCATTTATAATGCCTTGTCATTCTGAGCATGAGACCCACACAATGTGGTTTTGGCTTCAGTCAGCGAtttgtccttttgcttttctttgggtGCTTGCTTAGAGGCAGGTGGGACACTTCAGAAAGGTGGACTTCCACCATGACGGTAGAGGAGAGGACACTTTCTCAATCAGCACAGGAATGGCTCagccagctgctcctcatcttGTGTCCTGGTGGTAGCCTCGCACTGCTGCGGGAGGCTGCAGGGACGGACATCACAGCCATCTGCCTGCTGAAACTCCCGAGGGCTTCTCCTGTGCTCCTTCCATCCGTGCAGATTTTACCCAGCCATTGATGATGCTCGCTTCTACCCGGCGCACCTCTGTGACGGATGGGGGGTCAGCTGGATTGCGTCCTCTaaaaaacacagagcagcatgAACTACTCAGTGggcagcagctctctgcctcTTGCACAGGGAACTGAAGGACAGATCATCAGTTTTGTACTTCATGTTTATGCATCACACCCACCAGGAGGTTGGGAGGCAGCCTGGAGCCCTGAGCTCTCCCTTGCATCAGTGGCTGCTGCCCTCTCCGCTCCCGGCCTGAAGGCTGATGCCTAATGCCAAGAGATGCTGGACTACGTTGCGTGAGTGATCCCTACAGGCTTTCACGCACTTGTGCCAATCCCTGTACAAATGTTCTAATGAAAGTACGTCAGCTTAGTGGCGAGTTCTGCACAGCTGCCTTCCCCGAAGGCTGTAGGAGCTCTGTACTGGGGAAGCTGGTTGCTCTTCCACAGTTGGGCTGCAACTGATATCCAGTCTCCTTCAGTAAAGCATCTCCTGGTTCTTTGGACTGTGGTGAGCTAAGATCAACTGCCCAGGGCAGTAGGATTTTGTTGGTCCAAGGAGAGTTCAGTACTTACCGGAGATCAAGGTGATGAGCACCTCCTTTAATCGTCAATGCAATTAGTGACGGACTGAGGCTGCTATTTatctggaaggagaaggagcagagacAAACTCTCACCAAGTTACCGGGCAGATCTGGACATCAGTTCTGAAAACTGGAAGACGAGCTGGGCAGGACTGAGGAAAAGCATGGGAAGAGATCCCTGGTATGGCTGATGTTGTGTGCATGGCTAACAAACAGTCCTAATGAGCCAAATTGTCAGTCTCAAATGAAGTGAAGGCttctcccaaaagaaaaaactgtcaGCCTAATCCTGTACAGGTGGTTTGAAGTAATGGGTTCCTTTGGGCCCTAAGCAGCCTGTTCCTCTTGCAACTGGGATTGCCAAGCCAGCCTAAACCACGGAACTCCTGCATTACAATCAGGAGCTCAACTAACTCAAACTCTAGTTCTGggtcattttttgttttaaagtagaGCTCAGCCACCACTCTGAAGTTTTGTTAAACCTAAGCCAAAACATGCCCTGGTTCGAGTTGCTGCTTACAGCAACCGCTTGGTCTCCTACAGATGCTGAGACTGGAGAGAGCAAGGAGCACTTGGCTGCCAGCACTGAGGCCAAGTCTCGACACAGAAACATGATGGGTTCTGGTTCAGACCCTGGGTGTTGGGTAAGAGGTTCCTGCTGGGTCTGCACTAGTGAAGCCATCTTTGCTACATCTGTGCTCCTGGCTGATGGGCACAATGTGTCCATCATTCATGTCCTGAGGCTCCCAATGGTTCAGCATAAACCAGCCCCCTGCAGAAACTCAAATGGGCTAAAGATGAATTTGCCAGTGCTGCTTTGAAAGGAAGAGGGGAGCAGTGTATCACCTGGAAAGGCGTCTCTCTCTGCTCGGTGTGCAGGAGTGCACATGCTTACCCCGCCTCCAGCCCACGGGTCCAAGTCTCCATTTGAAAAAATGATGTTGCTTGCACTTTTCAGGTCTGAAATTCAGAGAGATGACATTTGAGAGGCCTCCTTCCTGCCCGTTTACCCAAACATGTTTGGCTACGGCAGCAAACGTGaccaagaacagaaaatacaggagaaaaaaactgcCAAGAATTTGTTTTAAGGTTTTCCACTTCCGTCTGAAGGAGGCACAGAAAGGTCTGTTTGGCTCAGGTCAGTGCAAGGCTGTGACTTTCTGCCAGGACTTGTTAGTGTGCCATGCGTGTCCCCACAGAGCTCAGCTGGGCAGAGGGGGACAGGTAGACAATGACAGGGTAATGCAAAGCACAACTCACCTCCTCCCCAAAAGTTTGTCTGCAGCCAGTGTGCTCGTGGTTTCACGTGCCATTTGCTCTGACAGTACTGCTCTCGCATGGTCTCCGTGAAGGGCATCTCGGGGAACATATCGGTCACGTTGTTGCTGTTGAAAGTTAGGTTGATCTCTGTACAAACCTAAGAGAGGTACAAGAGCTGTCATGGGGCGGGGGAATGACCAGGGCAGCAGCTGAAACCTGTTGGTGTCTCCACCACCTTACCTGGTAGTCCCAGGCATCAGCATCTGAGCCGATGCCGCAGCCAGTGGGGTCAGCACAGGACTGGTACAGCTGGTATATGTCATAACACTGGGCCAAGCCGGAGGAGTTGTAGAACACCCCTGCCAGGTAGGAACACAGCACAAAGCCAACCTGTCAGCACGTCTCTGCTGTCTCACCCACTGCCTCCTGCACAAGCCTCACGGCCAAGACCAAGCAGAGGGGCAGCTatcctggggcagagctggcaggggcTGCACCACTGTTAAGTAACTACCCCAACTTTATGCCAAAGCTTTCACATGGTCTTGAGCCTGATTGTGTGAtactctctgcttctgctgtatCCATGGGGAGGCAGAGGCTCCCAGGTGctctctgctgtctctgctcGTGCCAGAAACCAAATGACCAGCCAAAAGCCAAGTGACCAACGTCCTCGGGAGAGCCCTAGCCTCCAATCCCGAAGGCCCCCCAGAAGCAGGCTGTGTACACGACGTTAGCTGAATGCTTCAAACCGAGCAGCACACAACTGCTGAGAACgtcccactccccccccccccaagtagCTGTTGTCTGAATTGAGTCAGAGGGCCAAGGCTGGCACATCACAGACAGGATTTTGTTTGACTTGCTCAAGAAGGGAAAGACGGCATGTACAGGCTTGCCCAGATGAAAGAGCACCTGACCAGGCGGCACAGCAAAGCATAGCTGGGGAGCTGCCGAAGAATGAGCTGCTTTTTTGTGCAGATGGGTAGTTACCAGATAGCAAGGAGGAGGAATGCAGTGATGCTGGTGGCCgtctgctgctgccagtgtCACAGCCCACAggcaaaacccacaaacactgGGAGTTTTGTGCAAGAACACGCACCAAGAGCTCCACTTGTAACCACCCCTGCACGGCTCTACAAGGCACACGATCCTGTGCCTGCAAAGCACAGGGCAGAGGCCgctgaggaggaaggctgctgcAGCTACTGCTGTTTGGATGGCTCTGTGGGGCAGACAGCACAGCCTCAGCTCCCTCGAAGCATGAAACCACTGGTTCAGCTGCAAAAAACTGCCCAGGAGATGCACTGAGATTGTGCAGTGAGGAGTCCTGCGGCTGCTCCAGAGCTGCACACCCTTCAGAGCAATGCTGCTCGGCTCGCAGGCCAGCACAGCGAGGCTCAAGTCCGACACCTACCTGGCAAAACTCCTGGAAGGGCTGAGTAGCCTTCGCTCACAGAGCATGCTGTGTGATGTGATGCTGGAGGCAGAAGGGGTTTGCTTTCCAGCCCACAAGATCATTTTAGCATCAGCAAGTAATTATTGCAAGATCCTGTTTGTTGGAAGCTTGACAAGAGCAGGGAGCTTGGATAGTAACATCCGGCTGGAAGCTGTCAGTGCTGCCGGGCTGAGGAACGTTCTCGACTTCATTTACTCCAACAAACTAGACCTCTCATTAGAGAACATTGAGGAGACCTTCAAAGCTGCAGAAACCCTCCTGGTTCGGGAGGTGCTCAAGCTGTGTTTTCACTTTCTGGAGGATTGCTTGAACCGTGAGAACTGCATGGATGTTCTTAACATTGCTAAAAAACtcagcccagcagagctgaggcAGAAAGCCATGTGCTACGTAGGGCAGCGTTACAAACAGATCTTGGCTGATCCTCAGTGCTTGAAAGACCTGGACCGAGGAACCCTTTGTGAAATTTTAGACAGGACCAACATTGAGGGCTGCAGCGAGCTGGAGCTGTTCAGAGCCGCTGTGAGCTGGCTGCAGCATGACCACACGCGGCTGAAAGATGCAGCAGATATTTTAAGGCGCGTAAGATTCCCTCTCATTCCTTTATGGGATCTGCAGAGATATGTCCAGGAAACGCCTCTGATGAGGCTGGATTCAGGCTGCCACAGGTACCTGCAGGAGGCTCTGAATTACCACTCCCAGCTGTATGCGCAGCCAGTCCTGCAGAACCGGAGCACGGGCCTCCGCTCCGGTTCCACCATGCTGCTTGTCGCTGGCGGCAGAACCACCAACAACTGCGTGTGTGGAGAGATGTGGGCTGCAGACCAGAGCTGCAGCGCCTGGCACAAGGTCGGGGACCTCTGTGTGCCAGTGTACAATCACTGTGTCGCTATCATCAATGACTTCCTCTTTGTCATCGGAGGACAGTATAAATTTGATCCCATGGGAAAGCAGCCATCAAACGAGGTAAGACACAAGAAAACTTTAGCCTTGGAAAAatggcagggggagggagggagtcaTTCCTCTTGCCCACCACAGATCTCCCACCTCTACATATTTCTCAGCGCTCCGTGCAGTACTGAAAGCCCTTGGGAATACAGCTTCCAAACTCTCTGGGAAGCAATCAGGTCCTGCCCTGGTCTCACCTTGCTTCTACTGTAAATTTTCATCCTCACCTGTACGCAACTTCCACAGCAGACATTCAGCCAGGTCCATGTCAGTCAATCAAGCAACCCCCACCCCTGTCCCCACTGTTGCTGCCACGGGACTCGTGCTCGGGAGACATGGTTAAAGCCTACCACTTCACTTGGTTTTTGCTCTTGAAAGGCAAATCTTCTTTAGCTCCCAGGACCTTCCCCTTCTGCCTGCAAAGTGAAAAGACTCATGCGGGATTTTATGTTTTCCTAGATAGCTTCAGTGAGCTTGCtagaaaaaagcagcatgtttttctttcccacgCTCCCAGGGGGCTTATTTTAGCATCATACTTAGTTCAGCAGTGCcactgcaaacagcagctctCTTCCACTGCCCTGAAGGCAGgtggcagctcagcagcagcggAGCTGAGGATGCTGAAGCAGCAGGGTCATGGCACTGGCTGCTGGGCTACAGCCCAAACCCAGCACTCAGCACACGTGGTTCTGCAGACACTGCCCTTGCTCGGTGACCTGGGCTTTCTAACCAGGACTGACAAAACAAGCTTGGGGAGGTATTTGCTACTGAACAAGATGTGACTGGAAGCCCAGCCTTAGCAGAGGTGCCATGCCACTGTGGTGATGCCACCAGgtaggaggggaggggaagccactcctgccttctcctgggTGACAGCGGTGGGCAAAGCTCAGCTGCTGTCTTTACTACACACTCAAACAGTAGCTGAGATGCAAAACGTGCTTGTTTAAATCTCACTGAAAGAGTTTTCGGCTGACACATGCTAGCTGGTGTTCAAAACAAAGGTATTTCATTAAACCAATGTGTTTCACCTCCTGCTTGCTGCAAGCTCAGAGCACCACCTGTTCCCAGACCCCCCCTACCTGCAGAAAGGCTGTAACTGAGCCTCCAGCTCCCCTGGGGAGGTACTGCTGGATCAGCTGCCTGGCACTGGAAGTTGAACCTGTCCGGCTCTGTCCGGCTTTCCTCAGCCCAAGGAAAATGTTTATCAGTTGTCGAAGCCACACGAGATGCAAGCCAGCCACCCACCTTCTGCTAACCACCATCCCTCTGCTGTGATCCTAGGTTTTCCGATTTGATCCCCGAAACACTTCCTGGCTCCGGGTCGCAAGCATGCTGGAGAGGCGGACACGCTTCCACACGGATGTGCTGTCTGACTGCATCTTCGCTGTGGGTGGTGGGACACTGCTGGGGACCCTCACTCGCACCGTGGAATTGTACCAGCCCGCTGACAACAAGTGGGAGTTCGCAGCTCCTTTCCCCACGCCTATTGCTGATCACGCAGGCACAACCCACAAGGGAATCCTCTATATTTCAGGTGATAGAGCCAGTAGGAAGCAGCATATTTTCATACAGTGTTGTTGATTTTTTGCTGGGATCTTAATGTCACAGTCCTAGCCTGCACCCACACCAGTAACAcccacagctgcagcatccctctcCTGCTGTGTTAGCACAGCCTCACTGCCCTCCTGAATGGCAGGAGTTATCTTCTTTCCAAGACTTCAAAGGTGACATCATCAACTTGCACTCCCGGCTAAATCCAAAAGCTTTGCTGTCTGAAGAGGTAAACCAGGAGCAGGCTACCATAGTGTTGGGGATGGGATTAAACCCCAATATTAATCTGAATGGAAGATGTGGGACTAACGCTGCTTTGTTAATTTGTACAAAAAGAAGTACAATGCAGAATCTTACCCACTAAGCCTGTACAGCCCTTGCCCTACAAGGGATCCTCAGTCTTTACAGGGATTTTTGGTAGATGGTACAGGATGTTTAACAATAAAGCAGCATGGGTTTAAACACTTCAGGAAATTGTTGTAGGATCTTTAGCTTTTGTAGCTACTAATTTGGACTTGAACGATAATCTTTGGTTTGTCCTAGGAAAAGTACTGTGTTGTTTGTGCTGTTGCCTCTGCAGTTAAAAGTCCTGTGCCAGTCTGCCATCACCGTAGGCTCCCTGCTTCGTAAACCAGCTATGGCCAGCTGGGATGATGGTACTGAGCTACTCCAGATTAACTTCAGTTGCAATGAAGGGAATTCTCTGTGGTGGCTGTTCACCCGAGGccccaagggcagggagggcagcacaCAGGCTGTCCTACCCTGACATGTGCCCAATGACACAGGGCTCCTGCGCTGGCAGCAGAGATGTTCAGAAAGGAAGAGTAATGGTTCAGCTGGGAGAACGGCTGAGGCTCAGGTTCAAGTCCCTGCTTTGACTCAGCTGGCCCATGCTGCCACAGGCAGCTCATTTCACTTCTGTTGGTCTCAATTCCTACCAGATAACAAGGACAAAATTGCTTGACAGAGCTTCAAACATCCCACAGTGATCTAGGCTGGGTAACACTATACCCCTTGTGTGTAAGATCTTACCTACCTGTAGCATTCATTTCCTTCTAAACTGGAGGGGTACCTGCAAATTTGACTTGGCCAGCCTATGGCACTACccaagcaaactgaaaaaattaagatCGTTACTTCAGTACAAGACTTAAACACAAGCTCCACGCAGACAAAATGTCCCCGCACAGAAGGCATCAAAGCCCAGGTGACCTGGGGCTTATGGCCAACCTGAAATATCATCTTCCTTGTTTGCAAAGACTCTCTGCAGGCTGGAATTCAACAGGCAGCTGGAGGCATTTACCCTTCCATAGCAGTACCTTCCTTCTGCAAGGAGCCTTTTACAATGCACCCCTGAAACACATGAGTGCCTAGTAAAGAGAAAAACTTGACAACAGCACTGGCAGACTGGCTCTGACCTTCTGCTGAACAGCCAAAGTTCAAAAAGCTTTGaacacttttctttcaaaccaCCATTCTGTGACTGCACATGCTGGAAGCACATTCCCTAATTAAAGCTGTTCCTGGTTACACTTGAGATATCCCAAGAGCTTTATTCAAAAATCTTTTGTGGAAAACTATTTGCAGAAAGAGCTGGAACTGGTTTgtcggggtttttttcctctttaaaatacCTACGAAGCGCAGGTTTTAAATTTCACCCTGCATCAGCTCTGCAGAATGGTGTGAAATTTTAAGCCTCAGCTTCTtaggtattttaaagaaaacaaagaaaaaatcatcTCTGCTGATGTTTGCAGCAGGTTTGCTGGATGTCAGAGAGGATGACAGATTCTGAAgacttctgctttccttctagGGGGCTTCTCTGGGGGCAAAACCTTACGAGACACTTACAGCTACCTCCCTCGCCTCCGACGCTGGATTGGCAACAGTGCCATGGCTTTCACCCGCTGCAATCACGGGATGGCTACAGTCAGGGACAGGATCTTTTGTGTTGGAGGAAGGACGCTAAAAGGAGTAAGTTCATTTGCTCTTATAATCCTAGATCTGATCCAAAATGGGGTCTCTGTATTGCTAGGCTCTGTTTTATTCCAACAAGTTGACCAtgaacttcattatttttggtCTCTTAGTGGACTGGCACAGTTGCAAGTCAGGCCAATAAGCTTCTGAAAACGTGCCTCCATTACAATCGTGCACAGCAGAAGCTGCCCTGTTGTCACACTCTTATTTGCTAAAGTACAAAGGCTatttaaagcatcttttttttaatagagaaaacaTATGGTGGAGGCACAGCCTGCTAACGCAGGAAAACCCAAGTGTGAAACTAGGCACGTACCTGCCCCAAACACACTGACAGCCTGATTTTCCTTGTTCGAGCTGAGAGGGGGCAAATCACTGGCAGACGGGAATAGGACTGGACTGCAGTGAAGACACTGACCTAGATTTTAGGAAAGATGGGCCTCAGTCCTGGAATGCAAATGAAGTCTCTTTAAACCTGGATTTCTCATCTCtgaaagaggagggaaagcacTGCCCAGCCTTCTGGGGAGGGCAAGCTGGAAGAGACCTGACAGGGACTGAAAGGACCACTTTAGGAGAATCCCATTCCCTGAAGCCAAGAGAACTGAGTTTTTAAAGATCATTCAGCAATTCCCATTTGCTCAGGGCCTGGCCCCATTTTACCCTGACGGGTACGGTTTGTTTTGAAGGAATGAGGGTGTCTTAGAGTACTTAATTCCTCACTGAAGAAGGGATAGAAACATATAAAGAGAAACTGCACACCAAGGCTGACATCAAATTCCTCCAGATCACACGAACTTAATTATTGTCCACACCTCAATGCAATATAGCCCTCTTTAGATGGTTTCCTGCGTAATGTGTTAAATGTCCAGACAGCAGGCAGGACTTTGGCTATGCCAGTTCCAGTAGGTCCCTTGCTCAGCTCACTCCTCTGATTTGCCAAGAACAACAAAGCTCCTTTAAAGCCGTGCCATTCTGGtattttattcagtttcttTGGAGGCTCTAATTGCTAAACGTGTATCGAAAAATCTGGCACCTTGAGCCCCACAGTATTCAAATAGATGTTGAGACACTGGTTGAACCAAGTGAGCCTGACGTGACAGTGATGCCCACTCGAGGCGTGTTACGGTGGGTGAGTGTTGGTCTGGTTCTTTGCAGGTGGAAGAATGGATTCATGTCAACGAGACGGAGTATTATTGTCCTGGAAGCAATCAGTGGACAACGCTAACGCTATCCCCATTCAACTGCTGCCAGTTCAGCATCACAGCCCATGAGTCTATGCTCTACCTTGCAGGAGGTGGGTCGCTGCAGCACATGCAGAAAGGAGACAGTGTGTTCCTGTAtgacacagagcagcaggtaTGGAAGAAAGCCAGTCCCCTGCCTAAAGCTCTGGTGGATCATGCCGCTTGCATGATTAAGCTGTCCCAAGTGAATGCAGTTGGTGAGAAGGGGAGAGGCACAAATTGCTCCCCCgcaggcagaaggaagaaatctACCCTCAGCTTGTTCATCACAAAGAAACAAGAGTCCCACTCTGCCTCAGAAAAGAAGTAGGATGTGAATATGTCAAGCAGATCTGACATTGTTTGCCAAGACATTAGTATTTTAACAACTCTTCTAGTTGTCAGCCAAGCATCTTTTGCAGTGGTTTGGAACTGGTATGTTTCTGACTTGATGCGATCTTGGTGACATGcataatttgcaaaaaaaagaattagttcCCAATCCTACTAAGCTGCATTAAACCTATAAGAATTCCTTAAATCAATTTTTTGTCATTCAGaacctgtttttctaaataataacCTATGTagaacttatttttaatgagcaaCTTGAAAGATTTTATGAGGAAGTCTCCAAAAGATCTTTGAATTCTATCTCTAATAATTTCCTTACAAACACTGCAGGCTGACAAATTAAGTACTCAGAGACAAATATACACAATGTATTTAAGGCTGTCTTGCCACTAGTTTAAGAGCATAGGGCACTGTGATGACAACCTTGTCCTCAACAAGCAGACCTTCCTTCAGTGAACGTGCAGTGAACCTAGAACTGGTTGAGCCAGTGCGTGGGTAAACTTTTAGAAAAGAAGCAAGTACCTTAGAAGTCCACATCTCACAGACAGTCAACAGGCTAAGGGGCTGCGATAGCTGAAAAGCCTGATGATGATAAGTTTGGAAAGGTGAGAAGATGAACCCCTGGGCCACCACGGGACACCCCGACAAAGCCAATATGAGGCAAAACGTCCCACTGGGAGACTGGAGTCGTACCAGCTCCGACCATACACAACCCACACAACCAACAGCTCTACCTACAGGTGCGTCTAGAAAACAAG
This genomic stretch from Balearica regulorum gibbericeps isolate bBalReg1 chromosome 20, bBalReg1.pri, whole genome shotgun sequence harbors:
- the LOC142604645 gene encoding kelch-like protein 13, whose translation is MLLGSQASTARLKSDTYLAKLLEGLSSLRSQSMLCDVMLEAEGVCFPAHKIILASASNYCKILFVGSLTRAGSLDSNIRLEAVSAAGLRNVLDFIYSNKLDLSLENIEETFKAAETLLVREVLKLCFHFLEDCLNRENCMDVLNIAKKLSPAELRQKAMCYVGQRYKQILADPQCLKDLDRGTLCEILDRTNIEGCSELELFRAAVSWLQHDHTRLKDAADILRRVRFPLIPLWDLQRYVQETPLMRLDSGCHRYLQEALNYHSQLYAQPVLQNRSTGLRSGSTMLLVAGGRTTNNCVCGEMWAADQSCSAWHKVGDLCVPVYNHCVAIINDFLFVIGGQYKFDPMGKQPSNEVFRFDPRNTSWLRVASMLERRTRFHTDVLSDCIFAVGGGTLLGTLTRTVELYQPADNKWEFAAPFPTPIADHAGTTHKGILYISGGFSGGKTLRDTYSYLPRLRRWIGNSAMAFTRCNHGMATVRDRIFCVGGRTLKGVEEWIHVNETEYYCPGSNQWTTLTLSPFNCCQFSITAHESMLYLAGGGSLQHMQKGDSVFLYDTEQQVWKKASPLPKALVDHAACMIKLSQVNAVGEKGRGTNCSPAGRRKKSTLSLFITKKQESHSASEKK